In one window of Methanolobus mangrovi DNA:
- a CDS encoding thioredoxin family protein codes for MTESNIIEVNDSNWDEFLVNQEKPMVVMFYLPTCAHCKEIEPYFREYSTEFHASCTFVRMNGLESPMTARKYGVRGAPTFKFFCKGQAIREEVGLVYPSILRKAIDDLIKHGDECVLHTSPLPDEISPYE; via the coding sequence ATGACTGAAAGCAATATAATCGAAGTTAATGATTCCAACTGGGACGAGTTTCTTGTGAATCAGGAGAAGCCCATGGTTGTTATGTTCTATCTTCCTACCTGTGCTCATTGTAAGGAAATAGAACCATATTTCAGGGAATACTCAACTGAATTCCATGCTTCATGCACTTTTGTCAGGATGAATGGCCTGGAAAGCCCCATGACAGCAAGGAAATATGGTGTAAGAGGAGCACCAACTTTCAAGTTCTTCTGCAAAGGCCAGGCTATCAGGGAAGAAGTGGGTCTTGTTTATCCGTCGATACTTCGAAAAGCCATTGATGATCTAATAAAACATGGTGACGAATGTGTCCTGCACACCTCACCCCTGCCTGATGAAATTTCGCCATATGAGTGA
- a CDS encoding helix-turn-helix domain-containing protein: MQEKIKEIAARVKELRDISDISVKEMAEKLTLPVDTYTRYENGEEDMPASILLEIAQNLNVDMSVLLTGEVPRMHVFSVTRKDKGISAERRKDYKYQNIAANFAHKKAEPFVVRVDPKPEGTPVSMNSHPGQEFDYVLEGTLKVTIHNNEIVLEEGDSIFFDSNYAHGMQAMGGKPAKFLAVIL, from the coding sequence ATGCAGGAAAAGATCAAAGAAATTGCAGCTCGTGTAAAGGAATTACGTGATATTTCAGATATTTCCGTTAAGGAGATGGCTGAAAAGCTAACATTACCTGTTGACACATATACTCGGTATGAGAATGGAGAGGAGGACATGCCTGCAAGCATTCTCCTTGAGATCGCCCAGAATCTCAATGTTGACATGTCCGTGCTACTTACAGGTGAAGTACCAAGAATGCATGTGTTCTCTGTTACCAGAAAAGACAAGGGTATCAGTGCTGAACGCCGTAAGGACTACAAGTACCAGAACATTGCTGCTAACTTTGCTCACAAGAAAGCTGAGCCTTTTGTTGTGAGAGTTGATCCAAAACCTGAAGGCACCCCAGTATCCATGAATTCTCACCCCGGGCAGGAATTCGATTATGTCCTTGAAGGAACCCTAAAAGTAACTATTCACAATAATGAGATAGTCCTTGAAGAAGGAGATTCCATTTTCTTTGATTCTAATTATGCACACGGAATGCAGGCAATGGGCGGAAAACCCGCGAAATTCCTGGCCGTTATTTTATGA
- a CDS encoding 2-oxoacid:acceptor oxidoreductase family protein has product MAEKIIKNSGLYPEFSRKGGAASTATHYCPGCGHGVIHKLIGEAMSDMEIQDRSIMISPVGCAVFAYYYFDCGNLQVAHGRAPAVGTGVSRAQDDAVVISYQGDGDLASIGLNETLQAANRGEKMAVFFVNNTVYGMTGGQMAPTTLIGEKTVTCPDGRDPRFAGYPLHMCELINNLKAPVFIERVSISDISHIRKARKAIRKALEIQRDGKGYAFVEILSTCPTNLRQNSEQSTKFVNEEMEKEFPLGNFRDLSDETEPLHRADSVFEKQAIDSLFNLETESSLDAVLDPSLPEVQIKAAGFGGQGVLSMGLTLAHAGCDGQRFVSWYPSYGPEQRGGTSNCSVVVSGESIGSPVVYTPDVLVAMNRPSLEKFAADVKEGGYILYDSTIGECDIPEGVTGIAIPALRIAGDAGSEKAANTVMLGVIMALGITGLTEDNFKAALTETFSKKPKLIPLNHAVLEAAASWARENI; this is encoded by the coding sequence ATGGCAGAGAAAATAATAAAAAACTCAGGTCTGTATCCTGAATTCTCCCGTAAGGGAGGCGCTGCATCTACTGCCACTCACTACTGTCCGGGATGTGGACACGGTGTCATCCACAAGCTTATTGGTGAAGCAATGTCCGATATGGAGATACAGGACCGCAGTATCATGATAAGTCCCGTAGGCTGTGCTGTTTTCGCTTACTACTACTTTGACTGTGGAAATCTCCAGGTGGCACATGGTCGTGCTCCTGCTGTGGGAACCGGTGTTTCAAGAGCACAGGATGATGCGGTAGTTATTTCCTATCAGGGTGACGGTGACCTTGCATCCATAGGTTTGAACGAGACTCTGCAGGCAGCGAACCGTGGTGAAAAGATGGCTGTTTTCTTCGTGAATAACACTGTTTACGGTATGACCGGTGGCCAGATGGCACCAACCACTCTCATCGGAGAGAAAACTGTCACCTGTCCGGATGGAAGGGACCCAAGGTTTGCAGGTTATCCACTGCACATGTGTGAACTTATCAACAACCTTAAAGCTCCTGTATTTATCGAACGAGTATCCATTTCAGATATATCCCATATCAGAAAGGCACGCAAAGCTATCCGTAAAGCTCTTGAGATACAGCGCGATGGAAAAGGATATGCATTTGTGGAGATTCTTTCTACCTGTCCCACAAACCTGAGACAGAACTCAGAGCAGAGCACTAAATTCGTGAACGAGGAAATGGAGAAGGAATTCCCACTGGGTAATTTCAGGGATCTGTCTGATGAAACAGAACCACTTCACAGAGCAGATAGTGTTTTTGAGAAGCAGGCAATCGACTCACTCTTCAATCTTGAGACCGAATCATCACTGGATGCGGTTCTTGATCCTTCACTCCCTGAAGTCCAGATAAAAGCAGCAGGATTTGGAGGTCAGGGTGTGCTTAGTATGGGTCTGACCCTTGCACACGCAGGCTGTGATGGACAGCGCTTTGTTTCATGGTATCCTTCATACGGTCCTGAACAAAGAGGTGGCACATCCAATTGTTCTGTCGTAGTTTCAGGTGAATCTATTGGTTCTCCTGTGGTCTACACTCCTGATGTCCTTGTTGCAATGAACCGCCCATCACTGGAAAAGTTCGCTGCGGATGTTAAAGAAGGTGGCTACATACTCTACGATTCAACTATTGGTGAATGTGATATCCCCGAAGGTGTTACAGGAATAGCCATACCCGCACTCAGGATCGCAGGAGATGCAGGTTCTGAAAAGGCTGCAAATACTGTCATGCTCGGAGTTATCATGGCTCTTGGAATAACAGGTCTTACTGAAGACAATTTCAAGGCAGCACTGACTGAAACCTTCTCCAAGAAGCCAAAGCTTATTCCGCTAAATCATGCGGTTCTTGAAGCAGCGGCCTCATGGGCAAGAGAGAATATCTGA
- a CDS encoding AMP-binding protein: MTSLLDRYISRVEYDSYEDFKENFKINVPDNFNFAYEVVDVYAAQQPGKKALVWCDDNGSEQIFTFKDLEYYSNKTASMLKSMGVKKGDNVMLMLKSRYEFWFCLLALHRIGAIAVPATHMLTKKDIVYRVERAVINTVICAPDEGILNYVDEAYDEISSILKNRLVIEMERTGWLDFTVEMEKASENFARPTGEEATTNNDILLNYFSSGTTGFPKMVQHNFIYPLAHIITAKYWQNVTDEGLHYTVADSGWAKCVWGKIYGQWIAGSAVFVYDYERFSADRMLENAIKYGVTTFCAPPTIYRFLIREDLSNYDFSCLKYCVTAGEPLNPEVYEQFYRITGMKLMEGFGQTETVVSVATYPWLEPKPGSMGKPSPEYDILLLNGEGKPCEAGEEGEIVIDTSFGNPPGIFTGYRSDEQMTSRVWYDGYYHTGDMAWKDEDGYFWFVGRADDIIKTSGYRVGPFEVESALIEHPAVLECAITGVPDPVRGQVIKATIVLTKDYTASDELKKELQDHVKKVTAPYKYPRVVEFVPELPKTISGKIRRVEIRDHDKESSQ; encoded by the coding sequence ATGACTTCATTACTTGACAGATATATTTCACGTGTTGAATATGATTCCTACGAGGATTTTAAGGAAAACTTCAAAATAAACGTTCCTGATAATTTTAACTTCGCCTATGAAGTGGTCGATGTTTACGCAGCGCAGCAGCCTGGTAAGAAGGCTCTTGTCTGGTGTGATGACAACGGCAGTGAACAGATATTCACTTTCAAGGACCTTGAGTATTATAGTAATAAGACTGCCAGCATGCTGAAAAGCATGGGAGTCAAGAAAGGCGATAATGTAATGCTCATGCTCAAGAGCCGCTATGAGTTCTGGTTCTGTCTGCTGGCACTTCATAGAATAGGTGCTATTGCAGTTCCTGCAACTCACATGCTTACGAAGAAGGACATTGTTTACAGAGTAGAGCGTGCCGTTATCAACACCGTCATTTGCGCACCTGACGAAGGTATTCTTAATTATGTGGATGAAGCTTACGATGAGATAAGCAGCATACTGAAGAACCGGCTGGTTATCGAAATGGAAAGAACCGGCTGGCTAGATTTCACCGTTGAGATGGAAAAGGCTTCAGAGAACTTTGCCCGTCCAACCGGTGAAGAAGCAACTACCAATAATGATATCCTGCTGAATTACTTCTCATCAGGAACCACAGGTTTCCCGAAGATGGTGCAGCACAACTTTATCTATCCGCTTGCACACATTATCACTGCAAAGTACTGGCAGAATGTCACGGATGAAGGTCTTCACTACACAGTTGCTGATTCCGGCTGGGCAAAATGCGTATGGGGTAAGATATACGGCCAGTGGATAGCAGGCAGTGCTGTCTTTGTATATGATTATGAAAGATTCAGTGCTGACAGGATGCTTGAGAACGCAATCAAGTACGGTGTAACCACATTCTGTGCTCCGCCAACCATATACAGGTTCCTTATCAGGGAAGACCTGAGTAACTATGATTTCAGCTGTCTCAAGTATTGTGTAACAGCAGGTGAACCGCTGAATCCTGAAGTATATGAACAGTTCTACCGCATAACAGGAATGAAGCTCATGGAAGGTTTTGGACAGACAGAGACAGTCGTTTCCGTTGCAACTTACCCATGGCTCGAACCAAAACCAGGCTCTATGGGCAAACCTTCTCCTGAATATGATATCCTTCTCCTCAATGGCGAAGGCAAACCCTGTGAAGCCGGTGAAGAAGGCGAGATCGTCATAGACACAAGTTTTGGAAACCCACCGGGAATATTTACAGGATACCGCTCTGATGAGCAGATGACATCAAGGGTCTGGTATGACGGATATTACCACACAGGCGATATGGCATGGAAAGATGAGGATGGTTATTTCTGGTTCGTCGGCAGGGCTGATGATATCATTAAGACCTCCGGTTACCGTGTCGGTCCTTTTGAAGTGGAGAGTGCTCTTATAGAACACCCTGCTGTACTTGAATGTGCTATCACAGGTGTTCCTGATCCAGTAAGAGGACAGGTTATCAAAGCAACAATTGTACTTACAAAGGATTACACTGCAAGTGATGAACTGAAGAAAGAGCTTCAGGACCACGTAAAGAAGGTCACTGCACCTTACAAGTATCCACGTGTTGTCGAGTTCGTACCTGAACTTCCAAAGACCATCAGTGGAAAGATCAGACGTGTGGAAATACGTGACCATGATAAGGAAAGTTCACAGTAA
- a CDS encoding TIGR00297 family protein, with translation MFEKMEHEYRRQLLHAAFGLLVLLFPFIGAEILLLLSFFVIMGLTFLPEDSPINRYLYKKPLPGSREMLTGNINEGLKSAKNLAIAVFILMLISSLLDFTSYRFPLYVIAGAIAISTFGTSAAKFIRHRKKLQSLRYEPKNIDGHESHILPSSIVLLGVGIITAYIAGTWFLYWQESDVSSNMLFFLAVIGSITGALFESIPTRIDNNISVPLGSGMSMWLFSSFGYSVPAQQMFIALIFSLVLGYLAYRTKIADLSALFSAALLGVLIIVFSELFWFILLLTFFILGGAFTKFKYKYKESIGLAQSKGGVRSYENVFSNSTAALILAICYGIYPQHAELIIFAYLGTVATATGDTLASEIGTTAHSQPIMITTLKPTQTGVDGAVSILGELAALLGSMVIGLLPILFGRVDHVFLALAVTTAGGFLGTNVDSLLGATLQKRGLLSNSGVNFVATFAGAIISGALYLLLI, from the coding sequence TTGTTTGAAAAAATGGAGCATGAATACCGAAGGCAGTTACTTCATGCTGCCTTTGGCCTTCTGGTGCTGCTTTTTCCTTTTATCGGAGCTGAGATATTATTATTACTGAGCTTCTTTGTCATAATGGGACTGACATTTCTTCCTGAAGATTCACCGATCAATAGATACCTTTACAAAAAACCACTCCCCGGTTCCAGAGAAATGCTAACTGGCAATATCAATGAGGGACTAAAGAGTGCAAAGAATCTGGCTATTGCAGTATTTATCTTAATGCTGATAAGTTCACTACTGGATTTCACATCATATCGGTTTCCATTATATGTGATTGCAGGTGCCATCGCCATATCTACCTTCGGTACCAGTGCTGCAAAATTTATACGCCACAGAAAGAAACTGCAATCTCTTCGCTATGAGCCTAAAAACATTGATGGACATGAATCCCATATATTACCATCAAGTATTGTGCTTCTTGGCGTGGGAATAATAACAGCATACATTGCAGGAACATGGTTTTTGTACTGGCAGGAATCAGACGTTAGTTCAAATATGCTATTCTTCCTGGCTGTCATTGGTTCCATAACAGGTGCCCTTTTTGAATCAATACCCACACGTATCGATAACAACATTTCTGTTCCACTGGGTTCGGGGATGTCTATGTGGCTGTTCAGTTCTTTCGGATACTCAGTACCGGCACAACAGATGTTCATTGCACTTATCTTTTCATTGGTCCTGGGCTATCTGGCCTATAGGACTAAAATAGCTGACCTTTCAGCACTTTTCAGTGCAGCCCTGCTTGGTGTGCTAATTATCGTATTCAGCGAACTCTTTTGGTTCATACTCCTGCTTACTTTCTTTATTCTGGGAGGAGCCTTTACCAAATTCAAATACAAATATAAGGAATCCATCGGTCTTGCACAATCAAAGGGCGGAGTCCGAAGTTATGAGAATGTTTTCAGTAACAGTACAGCAGCCCTCATACTTGCGATTTGCTATGGAATATATCCGCAACATGCAGAACTGATAATCTTTGCCTATCTTGGCACTGTGGCCACAGCAACCGGCGACACGCTGGCAAGTGAGATAGGAACGACTGCACACTCACAACCAATAATGATAACAACCCTGAAGCCCACACAAACAGGAGTTGACGGAGCAGTATCAATTCTCGGTGAACTCGCAGCACTTCTGGGTTCAATGGTTATAGGATTGCTTCCTATCCTCTTCGGAAGAGTTGATCATGTGTTCCTTGCCCTGGCTGTTACTACCGCAGGCGGCTTTTTGGGAACGAATGTTGATAGTCTGCTTGGTGCAACCCTACAAAAAAGGGGACTACTTTCAAACAGCGGTGTTAATTTTGTAGCGACCTTTGCAGGTGCCATTATATCAGGAGCACTCTACCTTTTGCTGATATAA
- a CDS encoding PaaI family thioesterase, which translates to MKTQQNMDDIKRYFSQECFASNSGMNLTFVSKGYAKAEMEIEKRHLNILGTVHGGAIFTLADMVFAAASNSYGTVAVAINVDIAYVKAAMKGTLYAEAKETSINPKISTYVVNVTDDDGDIVAIFNGMAYRKKNKLEIPEE; encoded by the coding sequence ATGAAAACACAACAAAACATGGATGATATCAAGAGATATTTCTCACAGGAATGCTTTGCATCAAATTCAGGTATGAATCTCACTTTTGTTTCAAAGGGATATGCAAAAGCAGAGATGGAAATAGAGAAAAGACATCTTAATATCCTGGGTACTGTCCACGGAGGAGCCATTTTTACATTGGCAGATATGGTTTTTGCCGCCGCATCCAACTCCTACGGGACTGTAGCAGTTGCCATCAATGTCGACATAGCTTACGTAAAAGCCGCAATGAAAGGAACCCTTTATGCTGAAGCTAAGGAAACATCCATAAACCCGAAGATATCAACGTATGTAGTAAATGTAACTGATGATGATGGAGATATTGTAGCTATATTCAACGGAATGGCTTACAGAAAGAAAAACAAACTTGAAATTCCTGAAGAATAA
- the nudC gene encoding NAD(+) diphosphatase, producing the protein MNTEERSWESDFLPLVRPPQKNGSNDTYCFAFKDRELLLVKGNNSLRLPSLEEIGNMDIDILRTQYLGELKDISCFSVELDNSNAVASIVENASFVSVRELPGILEETLAYLAGKAVHIMEWDRNTLFCGRCGSATSLKENERAKECPECGFLAFPKISPAIIVLIEKDDRVLLARSPHFRPGLYSILAGFVEPGESIEEAVVREVREEVGISIKNVRYFGSQPWPYPDSLMIGFTAEFLEGDIKVDGVEIEEAGWFTKDEIPVVPGKTSISGWLIEYFINKHS; encoded by the coding sequence ATGAACACAGAAGAAAGATCATGGGAGTCGGATTTCCTGCCATTGGTTCGTCCACCGCAAAAAAATGGTAGTAATGATACCTATTGTTTTGCATTTAAGGACCGGGAACTATTGCTGGTGAAAGGGAATAACAGTTTAAGGCTGCCTTCACTTGAAGAGATTGGGAATATGGATATCGATATTCTCAGGACACAGTATTTGGGTGAACTTAAAGATATTTCCTGTTTTTCAGTTGAGCTTGATAATTCAAATGCTGTTGCTAGTATTGTTGAGAATGCCAGTTTCGTATCTGTCAGAGAACTGCCGGGTATTCTGGAAGAAACACTTGCTTATCTTGCAGGAAAAGCCGTTCACATCATGGAGTGGGACAGGAACACTTTGTTCTGTGGAAGGTGCGGTTCCGCTACATCACTCAAGGAGAACGAACGAGCAAAAGAATGTCCTGAATGTGGTTTCCTTGCCTTTCCAAAGATATCCCCTGCAATCATTGTACTAATAGAAAAGGATGACAGGGTACTGCTTGCCCGTTCCCCTCATTTCAGACCCGGACTTTACAGTATCTTAGCCGGTTTTGTAGAACCAGGTGAATCAATAGAAGAAGCAGTTGTAAGGGAGGTCAGGGAAGAAGTAGGCATATCGATAAAGAATGTCAGGTATTTTGGAAGCCAGCCCTGGCCTTATCCGGATTCACTGATGATAGGATTCACTGCAGAGTTTCTGGAAGGAGACATAAAAGTTGACGGTGTTGAAATAGAGGAAGCCGGATGGTTCACAAAAGACGAAATCCCAGTCGTCCCGGGAAAAACAAGTATATCCGGCTGGCTGATCGAATATTTCATTAACAAGCATTCATAG
- a CDS encoding NAD(P)-dependent malic enzyme: MDADLKASMCKESDNSLGERSLELHESAGGVIGISGKVPLNNIEDLSLAYTPGVAEPCKKIAANMDDVYRYTMKKNSVAVITDGSAVLGLGNIGAYAALPVMEGKALIFKELAGIDAFPVCLDTTDTEEIIRTVKHIAPAFGGINLEDISAPRCFEIEERLRKELPIPVFHDDQHGTAVVAIAGLINALKIVGKQMDNISVVISGAGAAGKAIALKLMYAGVSAERLIVCDSRGTIYKERKEGMNPEKEEIANLTNKQNMTGTLADALVGADVFIGVSAPGIVSSEMVSFMAHDAILFAMANPIPEIMPNIAKNAGARVVATGRSDCPNQINNCLGFPGIFRGALDTRASDITLEMEMAAVFALAGIVTDDELNENYIIPGPLDKRVVEAVASAVAEAAVRSGVAKINLR; the protein is encoded by the coding sequence ATGGATGCAGATTTAAAAGCCTCAATGTGTAAGGAAAGTGACAACAGTCTGGGAGAGCGGTCATTAGAACTGCATGAAAGTGCCGGTGGAGTGATTGGCATAAGTGGAAAGGTTCCACTCAATAATATAGAGGATCTGAGTCTTGCTTATACTCCCGGAGTTGCAGAACCATGCAAAAAAATAGCAGCGAATATGGATGATGTTTACAGATACACCATGAAAAAGAACTCTGTAGCAGTAATTACAGATGGGTCTGCTGTCCTTGGTCTTGGGAACATTGGTGCATATGCTGCTTTACCTGTAATGGAAGGTAAAGCCCTGATATTCAAAGAGCTCGCAGGCATAGATGCATTTCCTGTTTGTCTTGACACAACAGATACTGAAGAGATAATCAGGACAGTTAAACACATAGCACCTGCATTTGGTGGCATCAATCTGGAAGACATCAGTGCTCCCCGTTGTTTTGAGATAGAGGAAAGGTTGCGTAAGGAACTTCCTATACCTGTGTTCCACGATGACCAGCACGGAACGGCAGTCGTGGCCATCGCAGGTCTTATCAATGCTTTGAAGATTGTTGGAAAACAAATGGATAATATAAGTGTAGTTATATCGGGAGCCGGAGCTGCAGGTAAAGCAATAGCTCTCAAACTGATGTACGCTGGTGTCAGTGCTGAAAGGCTCATTGTATGTGACAGTCGCGGAACGATTTACAAAGAACGCAAAGAAGGTATGAACCCCGAAAAAGAAGAGATTGCAAACCTGACAAATAAGCAAAATATGACAGGAACGCTGGCAGATGCGCTGGTTGGTGCCGATGTATTCATAGGTGTTTCAGCACCTGGGATAGTAAGTAGCGAAATGGTTTCATTCATGGCCCATGATGCAATTTTATTTGCAATGGCCAATCCCATTCCGGAGATAATGCCCAATATTGCTAAAAATGCAGGTGCAAGAGTGGTTGCAACAGGTCGTTCGGATTGTCCAAACCAGATAAACAACTGCCTTGGTTTTCCCGGCATATTCCGCGGAGCTCTGGATACACGTGCCAGCGATATAACTCTGGAAATGGAAATGGCAGCGGTGTTTGCACTTGCAGGCATCGTTACAGATGATGAGCTCAATGAAAATTACATAATTCCGGGTCCGCTTGACAAAAGAGTTGTAGAAGCTGTAGCATCCGCAGTTGCAGAAGCAGCAGTCAGAAGTGGTGTGGCAAAGATCAATTTGCGTTGA
- a CDS encoding 4Fe-4S dicluster domain-containing protein produces MSGKKEPYPVINIIECKACGRCIVACPKSVLKMSDKLNERGYYYVEYAGEGCTGCANCYYTCPEPLAIEIHIPLKEE; encoded by the coding sequence ATGTCAGGCAAGAAAGAACCGTACCCGGTTATCAATATCATTGAGTGTAAAGCCTGCGGACGTTGCATTGTAGCATGTCCGAAAAGTGTCCTGAAAATGAGCGATAAGCTCAACGAGAGAGGATACTACTATGTAGAATATGCAGGCGAAGGCTGTACAGGTTGTGCCAATTGCTACTATACCTGTCCTGAGCCGCTTGCTATAGAGATACACATTCCGCTTAAGGAAGAATGA
- a CDS encoding 2,3-bisphosphoglycerate-dependent phosphoglycerate mutase produces MNYLILVRHGQSRWNLENRFAGWVDVPLSEKGIKEAMDCANELENVDLDVAFTSKLSRSQETLYLILARQKKTGIFLHDSKKRDEWSYHPSRFDDSEIPIYSSDSLNERFYGNLQGQNKQEAKEVYGEEQVFIWRRSYDVQPPGGESLRDTYERTIPYFKEHILPQLENGKNVIVSAHGNSLRSVVKYIENISDDDIPKLEIATGKPLYYQYVKGEFIKKE; encoded by the coding sequence ATGAACTATCTGATACTGGTAAGACATGGACAATCAAGATGGAATCTTGAGAACAGGTTCGCGGGATGGGTTGACGTACCCCTGAGTGAAAAAGGTATTAAAGAGGCAATGGATTGTGCAAATGAACTTGAGAATGTTGATCTGGATGTTGCTTTCACATCTAAATTATCACGATCACAGGAAACACTTTACCTGATACTTGCCAGGCAGAAAAAAACAGGTATTTTCCTGCATGATAGCAAAAAAAGAGATGAATGGTCATATCATCCATCCAGGTTCGATGATTCCGAAATACCGATATATTCAAGTGATTCCCTTAACGAGCGTTTCTACGGAAATCTTCAGGGCCAGAACAAGCAGGAAGCAAAGGAAGTTTACGGGGAAGAGCAGGTCTTTATCTGGAGAAGAAGTTACGATGTACAACCCCCGGGTGGCGAGAGTCTCAGGGATACCTATGAACGCACAATTCCTTACTTTAAGGAACATATCCTCCCCCAGCTTGAAAATGGTAAGAATGTCATAGTTTCTGCACACGGTAACAGCCTGCGTTCCGTGGTCAAGTACATTGAGAACATCAGTGATGACGATATACCCAAACTTGAAATTGCAACCGGGAAACCACTATATTACCAGTATGTAAAGGGTGAGTTCATCAAAAAAGAATGA
- a CDS encoding 3-methyl-2-oxobutanoate dehydrogenase subunit VorB produces the protein MATQLVKGNTAAVIGALYAGCDCYFGYPITPASEILQEASKYFPMLGRKFVQAESEEAAINMVYGAASTGHRVMTASSGPGISLKQEGVSYLAGAELPCVIVDIMRAGPGLGNIGPEQGDYNQVVKGGGHGNYKNIVLAPNSVQEMCDMVIKGFELAFKYRTPVYVLADGVLGQMVESLQFPEVSVKPEIDTSWAVSGTADTRENLVTSIFLDFNQLEEFNYEIQEKYDTIKEQEVDYEDYMTKDASIILVSYGISSRICRSAVDQARKEGINVGLFRPKTLFPFPEKELKEIADSRECTFVSVEMSNGQMLDDVRLAIQCSRPVELVYRLGGNLITMDQVLECVRKIAAREE, from the coding sequence ATGGCAACACAATTAGTAAAAGGCAACACAGCGGCTGTCATTGGCGCATTATACGCTGGTTGTGACTGTTATTTCGGTTATCCTATCACTCCTGCAAGTGAGATATTGCAGGAGGCTTCCAAATATTTCCCTATGCTGGGAAGGAAATTCGTACAGGCAGAATCAGAAGAGGCTGCCATCAACATGGTCTACGGAGCAGCATCCACCGGCCACAGGGTCATGACTGCATCTTCCGGTCCAGGTATCAGTCTTAAACAGGAAGGGGTTTCATACCTTGCAGGTGCTGAGCTTCCCTGTGTAATAGTCGATATTATGAGAGCAGGTCCGGGACTTGGAAACATCGGTCCTGAGCAGGGCGACTACAATCAGGTAGTAAAAGGCGGAGGACACGGTAATTACAAGAACATAGTACTGGCTCCTAACTCCGTTCAGGAAATGTGCGACATGGTCATCAAAGGCTTTGAACTTGCTTTCAAGTACCGAACTCCTGTTTATGTACTGGCTGACGGAGTACTTGGTCAGATGGTCGAGTCCCTGCAGTTCCCGGAAGTTTCAGTTAAACCGGAAATAGATACCTCATGGGCTGTAAGTGGAACAGCAGATACCAGAGAGAACCTTGTTACATCCATATTCCTTGATTTCAATCAGCTTGAAGAATTCAACTATGAGATCCAGGAGAAATATGACACTATAAAAGAACAAGAGGTTGATTACGAGGATTACATGACAAAGGATGCATCTATCATCCTTGTATCGTACGGAATCAGCAGCCGTATATGCAGGTCAGCTGTGGACCAGGCAAGAAAAGAAGGTATCAATGTCGGTCTTTTCAGGCCAAAGACACTCTTCCCGTTCCCTGAAAAAGAATTGAAGGAAATTGCTGATTCAAGAGAATGCACATTCGTCTCTGTTGAGATGAGCAATGGTCAGATGCTTGATGATGTCAGGCTTGCCATCCAGTGCAGCAGACCGGTAGAACTTGTTTACCGTCTTGGCGGTAATCTGATAACCATGGACCAGGTGCTGGAATGTGTAAGGAAGATTGCTGCAAGGGAGGAATAA
- a CDS encoding Mov34/MPN/PAD-1 family protein has product MSAGVKGIARETLDFILEVSKSTYPNEFAGLLQTKDGIITDILILPGTESSEVNAVLKLFMMPNISAVGSVHSHPSSIIRPSKADLRLFSKTGNHHIIVGHPFGPENWKCFNGSGEEISLDVLDVEIVDDEIL; this is encoded by the coding sequence ATGAGTGCAGGAGTAAAAGGTATTGCAAGAGAAACACTTGATTTTATACTTGAAGTAAGCAAATCCACATACCCAAATGAATTTGCAGGTCTTTTGCAGACGAAAGATGGAATCATAACAGATATTCTCATTCTTCCTGGCACCGAATCCAGTGAGGTAAATGCAGTCCTCAAGCTTTTCATGATGCCAAATATATCAGCAGTCGGGTCAGTACACAGCCACCCCAGTTCTATTATACGACCTTCAAAAGCAGACCTGAGACTTTTCAGTAAAACAGGAAACCATCATATTATAGTTGGACATCCCTTCGGACCTGAAAACTGGAAATGCTTCAACGGAAGCGGAGAAGAGATATCCCTGGATGTGCTTGATGTTGAGATAGTGGATGATGAGATACTTTGA